The following is a genomic window from Oikeobacillus pervagus.
CTTTTCGTTGTTTTTGAGGTAGAAAAAATGTTGTAATAGCAGCAATCGGTAAATCACCAATTGCCTCTAATCCCACATCGAACTTCTCACCTCGATTAGCAACAAAGAGTCGAAAATACATCCTTTGTTCTAATAGTAACAAAGTTTTCCGAAAACAGCCTACTCTTTAAACTATCCATGTATCGGCCCCACCTACGCCAAATACTTTGATGACCACACATGCCATCCATCCCAACTTCATTATAGGGAAAGCGCTTACATTTTTCAAGGAATATGATTTCACAAGTTTCGACAAAAACTTCTTCATCCAATGATAGAGGTCGTTTCCTAAAATAACTAAGACACCTTCATGACTATATGCACATGATGTAATAAAGGTGTTAACAAATAAATCGTTTAGAATAGCTTCTGAATGAGTGACAATTACTTCTGTAAATCGTATGAAATACTATTTTATGCCGGTTGAATATTATTCATGATTGATTAATATGAATGTATGAAAACCTTTGATTTCATAGAAGTTTAAGGAAGAAGGTTTCGGTTTGTTGTAAAATGAAATGCATAATAGAAAAAATAAAAAAAGGCCTGTAGATACGATATACTTAAAAGTGACTAAACAAGTAAGTCAGGAGTATCTACAAGACCATGAACAATCATTTCACAACCAAGAGAACCTTTAAACATTTAAGTGATATTCAAAGAGGCGGACTAGAGGAAATGGCGAAAAATGGACATCTAACACAAGCACAAATGGCAGAAAAGCTACAGGTAAGCCAGTCCGCAATTTCACGGGAATTAAAACGTGGTAGAACATGTCAAATGAAGACAAATCGGACTTATTATGATTGTTACCTTGCAGATGCTGGTGCGCGAGTATATAGGGAAAACAGAAGCTTATCACATGCAAGGGACTTCCATAAATACTCCGAAAATTTAATTTAGGCTTCAAAAAATATTAACTATTTTGTGTCCGAAATATTGACGTAGGTCCAAGTTTAGTGAATTTAAGGAGAGGAATTAGTTTGAATTCTTTAGTTATATTTATT
Proteins encoded in this region:
- a CDS encoding helix-turn-helix domain-containing protein, yielding MNNHFTTKRTFKHLSDIQRGGLEEMAKNGHLTQAQMAEKLQVSQSAISRELKRGRTCQMKTNRTYYDCYLADAGARVYRENRSLSHARDFHKYSENLI